In Egibacteraceae bacterium, the genomic window GGCGGTGCGCGGGCAGTTCAGGGCCGCGGCCAGGGCGCGGGCGGCCTCCTCCTGGCCCACGCCCCCCGGCCCGGTGAACGCCCACGCATGCGGGACCTGACCGCGGGCGACCGCCGCGCGCAGGCTCTCCGCGGCGTGGGACTGCCCGGCCTCCGCCCACAGGTCGGTCATCGCCGGTTCCCCTCTTCCTCGATGCGCTCGGCCGGCACGGGGCCGTCCCCGTCGGTGGGCACGGGGCCGTCCCCGTCGGCCGGCACGGGGCCGTCCCCGTCGACGGGCAGGGGCAGCCAGGCGGTGAGCGCCGCCCGCACCCGCTCGGCCACCACCTCGGGCTCACCACGCCCGTCGACCACCACGACCCGGCCGTCGTCACGGTCGGCGAGCGAGCGGAACCCGTCCGCCACGCGCTCGTGGAACGCGCTGTCCTCGCGCTCGATGCGGTCCCCACCGTCGTGCCCCGACCCCGGGACCGCGCGCCGCAGCCCTTCCTCGACGTCGAGGTCGAGCAGCACGACGACGTCGGGCTCGATGCCGCCGACGGCCCACCGGTTGATCTCGTAGACGGCGTCCTCGCCGAGCCCCCGGGCGAAACCCTGGTAGGCCACCGACGAGTCGAGGAAGCGGTCGCAGATCACGACCGTGCCCGCCGACAACGCCGGGCGGATGACCGCCTCGACGTGCTCGGCGCGTGCGGCGGCGTACAGCAGCGTCTCGGTCCGGGCCTCCATCGCCCCGCTGGCCGGGTCCAGCAGGATCTCGCGGACCCGTTCGGAGACCGGCGGTCCACCGGGTTCCCGGGTCGCCAACACGTCGTGGCCCTCGGCTCGCAGCGTGGCCGCCAGCAGGCCCATCTGGGTCGACTTGCCGGCCCCCTCCCCGCCCTCCAGCGCGACGAACACCCCGGGCGTGGGCTCGGCGCGCGGCAGGGGCAGACGCAGCGTCCGGCCGGCACCGCCGGCACCGCCGGCACCGCCGGCCCGGTCGCCCGCGCTGTCCCGCTGGCGCACCGCCCGGTCCATCGCCCGCCAGGCAGAGATGGCCGACAGCAGGGCGGCGATGCCCCCCGCCAGCATCGTGAGCCGCACCCCCGACATGGTGGCGAACCTGCCGCCCGCCCCGATGGAGAACCGCCCGATCAACCCGGCGAGCATCGGCCCGAGCCCGAGGGCCGCGAACATGGCCACCCGGGTGCTCGTGTAGAAGGCCGCGAAGGTGCGGGCCCGCATGTCGTCGGTGGTCTGCTCGTGCAGCAGCGTGTAGCCGCTGACGAAGCTGATGCCGACCAGTCCCCCGAGCAGGAAACCGACCATCGAGGCGAGCTGCAGGCTCGGCAGCGTCGCGATGACGACCCCGGCCGCCGCCGCCCCCGTCAGGCAGGGCGGGAAGAGCCGCTCCTTGCGGACGTGGTTGGTGATGACGGGCACCAGCAGGATGCCGAGCAGCAGGCCCGTCCCGACGAACGCGACCAGGGTGAACCAGTCGGCCTCGGGCAGCC contains:
- the tmk gene encoding dTMP kinase, with the translated sequence MAGYKELLVGNRNYRLWFISGLGSSFGDWIGLFALQVLVVSLAPAGSRLALFGLGGVMMARLLPSAIFGPIAGVVADRYDRRRLMFVADIVRGALFVVVAFSRDLVTLLVLTFVIECLSLLFIAAKDASLPQIVERRHLTQANQMNLFVTYGPLPLGALTATVLVSIAGFLAGLGLPDVGATTFSLLVNAATFFIAGLVILGLRLPPKVRRATDADGQAPGVWEELRAGLRFIRDLPLIRALITGVVGVAFGAGVVVALGPEFVRSDLGLPEADWFTLVAFVGTGLLLGILLVPVITNHVRKERLFPPCLTGAAAAGVVIATLPSLQLASMVGFLLGGLVGISFVSGYTLLHEQTTDDMRARTFAAFYTSTRVAMFAALGLGPMLAGLIGRFSIGAGGRFATMSGVRLTMLAGGIAALLSAISAWRAMDRAVRQRDSAGDRAGGAGGAGGAGRTLRLPLPRAEPTPGVFVALEGGEGAGKSTQMGLLAATLRAEGHDVLATREPGGPPVSERVREILLDPASGAMEARTETLLYAAARAEHVEAVIRPALSAGTVVICDRFLDSSVAYQGFARGLGEDAVYEINRWAVGGIEPDVVVLLDLDVEEGLRRAVPGSGHDGGDRIEREDSAFHERVADGFRSLADRDDGRVVVVDGRGEPEVVAERVRAALTAWLPLPVDGDGPVPADGDGPVPTDGDGPVPAERIEEEGNRR